GGGCCTCGGGATCCGCGAGCACCCGGGCCACGAGGGTTCGGTCGAGGGTCCAGCTCTCGGCCGTGACGTCGACGAAGTAGGGCTCCGCGCCGGCATGATAGACGGCGTTGGCGCTCGCCCCGAAGGTCCAATCGGGCACGATCACGCGGTCACCGGCACCGATGCCTGCCGCGACGAGCGCGAGATGAAGCGCCGCCGTGCCGTTGACCATGGCCACGCCATGGGCGCGCCCGGTCAGCCGGGCGAGTTGGGCTTCCATCTCGACCACGAAGGGGCCGGCGGACGAGACCCAGTTATCGGCGACGCAGCGTGCCAGATAGGCCGCTTCGTTGCCCCGAAGATCGGGTACCGAGAGCGGAATGCCCGGAACGGCA
The sequence above is a segment of the Pseudomonadota bacterium genome. Coding sequences within it:
- a CDS encoding aminotransferase class I/II-fold pyridoxal phosphate-dependent enzyme, translating into MSAVPGIPLSVPDLRGNEAAYLARCVADNWVSSAGPFVVEMEAQLARLTGRAHGVAMVNGTAALHLALVAAGIGAGDRVIVPDWTFGASANAVYHAGAEPYFVDVTAESWTLDRTLVARVLADPEA